In a single window of the Spodoptera frugiperda isolate SF20-4 chromosome 19, AGI-APGP_CSIRO_Sfru_2.0, whole genome shotgun sequence genome:
- the LOC126911786 gene encoding zinc finger protein Xfin-like encodes MYICDHCDRGFVEKRNLILHLKVHDEYFTQPQQQYKCIACDTSFCEERLLKYHIRKKHFNFQENEPTFVQKQLNETWVERVLESEVCVEMTKVNNNILNIKKIPKSNALKITTDNVEANRFKEYMSSVIASKDKSQYSKAICDYCNKEMLKKSLIAHIRERHTRSKQFYCEQCKQGFNRQYQMVNHICGKYKNRIKKQLC; translated from the coding sequence ATGTACATCTGCGACCATTGTGATCGCGGCTTCGTTGAGAAACGCAACTTAATCCTCCATTTAAAAGTCCACGATGAATATTTCACTCAGCCGCAGCAACAGTATAAATGTATAGCCTGCGACACCAGTTTCTGTGAGGAGAGATTACTGAAATACCATATAAGGAAGAAGCATTTCAATTTTCAAGAAAATGAACCAACTTTTGTTCAAAAACAACTGAATGAGACCTGGGTAGAACGCGTTCTAGAATCAGAAGTTTGCGTCGAGATGACAAAGGTaaacaacaacattttaaacattaaaaagattCCAAAATCAAATGCTTTAAAAATAACCACAGACAACGTAGAGGCCAATAGATTTAAGGAGTATATGTCTTCAGTGATCGCAAGCAAAGATAAGTCTCAGTATTCCAAAGCTATTTGTGATTATTGTAACAAGGAGATGTTGAAAAAGAGTTTGATTGCTCACATCAGGGAGAGGCATACACGGTCAAAGCAGTTTTACTGTGAGCAGTGTAAACAAGGGTTCAATAGACAGTATCAGATGGTAAATCATATTTGtggcaaatataaaaataggattaAGAAACAATTATGTTAG
- the LOC118281232 gene encoding probable galactose-1-phosphate uridylyltransferase, with protein sequence MQEFKPTEHQHVRYNPLKDEWVLVSPHRCLRPWSGQTEAAPDDQPPDPLNPLLPGATRSSGQRNPNYTSTYVFPNDFPALLERVPDPPPSEHPLFRSSAAKGTCRVMCFHPDSTMTIPLMTVDEILAVVNEWVNQLKELGRKYTWVQIFENKGAIMGCSNPHPHCQIWASSYLPNEPRVKERCQKEYFIKFKRPLLLDYLKEEMVKKERVVIQNAEWVALVPYWAVWPYETMLLPINGKPQRMTDLTDEQKRSLAEIMKQLNIRYDNLFKCSFPYSMGFHGAPTGPSAAPGDSPHWLLHAIYLPPLLRSATVKKFMVGYEMLAQSQRDLTPEQAAQKLRECDDVHYKAKK encoded by the exons AACATCAGCATGTTCGCTACAACCCCTTAAAAGATGAATGGGTGCTCGTCTCCCCTCATCGTTGTCTCCGACCCTGGAGTGGACAGACTGAGGCGGCTCCTGATGATCAGCCACCTGATCCATTGAATCCTTTACTACCAGGAGCCACACGGTCTAGTGGGCAG CGTAATCCGAACTATACGTCAACATACGTGttccccaatgacttcccgGCGTTACTGGAGCGCGTGCCGGATCCACCTCCGTCTGAACACCCACTCTTTAGGTCCTCAGCTGCTAAGGGAACCTGCAG AGTGATGTGTTTCCATCCCGACTCTACAATGACCATACCATTGATGACTGTCGACGAGATTCTAGCGGTTGTTAACGA GTGGGTGAACCAGCTTAAAGAGTTGGGTCGCAAGTACACGTGGGTGCAAATCTTTGAGAACAAGGGCGCTATCATGGGGTGCTCCAACCCGCACCCCCACTGTCAGATATGGGCGTCCAGCTACTTACCAAATGAGCCTCGAGTGAAAGAGAG ATGCCAGAAGGAGTATTTTATCAAGTTCAAACGTCCATTGCTGCTCGATTATTTGAAAGAAGAAATGGTCAAGAAG GAACGTGTAGTAATCCAGAACGCAGAATGGGTAGCGCTAGTCCCATACTGGGCGGTATGGCCGTATGAGACCATGCTTCTACCAATAAATGGAAAGCCGCAGCGAATGACAGACCTCACTGACGAACAGAAACGATCGCTAGCGGAGATCATGAAGCAGCTGAATATTAGATATGATAATCTGTTTAAATGCAGCTTCCCTTATAGTATGGGATTTCATG GCGCTCCAACAGGTCCATCGGCTGCCCCAGGCGACTCCCCCCACTGGCTTCTGCACGCCATCTACCTACCGCCTCTACTTAGATCGGCAACTGTCAAAAAGTTTATGGTCGGATATGAAATGTTAGCGCAGTCTCAACGAGATTTAACGCCTGAACAGGCCGCTCAGAAACTGAGGGAGTGTGATGATGTACATTATAAAGCAAAGAAATAG
- the LOC118281056 gene encoding uncharacterized protein LOC118281056, which translates to MSFVQLILMTSFTLIVTSHVPEKRHIDFQERFMERRREREIKDQGLIKTENEELNDIEIVDDVPHYLKKGCKSSKKWHRIETFEKDFRRLLAMDGMKYTYKRDFYWRTWRRVASHGGTERTVCYKCNNIVQVPGLQNCGMWTIEEKAPPCPYEFFSVITDKRLCGAYYTQYTDTRTSCPSIINFSDLTSTCDNPIETKWRFTKMYGVAEDSKNKNIICDDQDSCEIITSYEMTPNYVIFRIINSTNDVIYSRIMKPNHMNYICIDDCGRFNQNTKKIGKIDIPLKLNLLTTQNSEEKIPEQRKNIQINELKHQNDTLSVSVPLTTKTHITEAVFSNFPPFEVHKVSKPVTAKVINKIPILLERRYKPKVKKRQPNNLDLHEYIRKHIFPKIKLYRWHQLNDDDEDSDYKTLDSVEDGDFNATERNFIISRWQRVEGTVASAESNIG; encoded by the exons atgtcattcgttcaattaattttaatgacatCATTCACTTTAATAGTGACGTCCCATGTACCAGAAAAACGACATATCGACTTTCAAGAACGATTTATGGAGAGGCGAAGAGAACGAGAAATAAAAGACCAAGGATTAATTAAAACGGAGAATGAAGAGCTTAACGACATAGAAATTGTCGACGACGTACCgcactatttaaaaaaaggatgCAAATCTTCGAAAAAATGGCATAGAATTGAAACTTTTGAGAAAGATTTCAGACGTTTGCTTGCAATGGATGGTATGAAGTACACTTATAAACGAGATTTCTACTGGAGAACTTGGCGTAGGGTGGCCTCTCATGGTGGTACTGAGAGAACTGTGTGCTACAAGTGCAATAATATAGTTCAGGTGCCAGGATTACAAAATTGTGGAATGTGG ACAATCGAGGAAAAAGCTCCACCTTGTCCGTACGAGTTTTTCTCAGTAATCACTGACAAGCGACTGTGTGGAGCCTACTACACTCAGTACACAGACACGCGAACTTCATGCCCTAGCATCATCAATTTCTCCGACTTAACATCTACATGTGACAATCCTATTGAGACAAAATGGCGTTTCACCAAAATGTACGGTGTAGCAGAAgattcgaaaaataaaaacattatttgtgaTGACCAAGACTCTTGCGAAATTATCACGTCTTATgag ATGACTCCAAACTACGTTATATTCAGAATAATCAACTCAACCAACGACGTCATTTACTCACGAATTATGAAACCAAACCACATGAACTACATTTGCATAGACGATTGTGGACGTTTCAAccaaaatacgaaaaaaatcgGTAAAATCGATATCCCACTAAAACTAAATCTCCTCACTACCCAAAATAGTGAAGAAAAAATACCGGAACagagaaaaaatattcaaataaatgaacTGAAACATCAGAACGATACATTATCTGTATCTGTGCCATTGACAACTAAAACTCACATAACTGAAGCTGTCTTTAGCAATTTCCCGCCATTCGAAGTTCATAAAGTGTCAAAACCAGTTACCGCGAAAGTGATAAACAAAATTCCGATATTATTGGAACGCAGATACAAACCTAAAGTGAAAAAAAGACAGCCAAATAATTTAGACTTACACGAATATATAAGAAAGCATATTTTTCCGAAAATTAAGCTGTACAGATGGCATCAattaaatgatgatgatgaggattcAGATTATAAAACATTGGATTCTGTCGAAGatggggatttcaatgcaacagaacgtaattttataatttcaagATGGCAGAGAGTAGAAGGTACTGTTGCTAGCGCTGAATCCAACATAGGGtag